The proteins below are encoded in one region of Saccopteryx leptura isolate mSacLep1 chromosome 1, mSacLep1_pri_phased_curated, whole genome shotgun sequence:
- the POU2AF2 gene encoding POU domain class 2-associating factor 2, translating into MESGDYSKRVYQGVRVKHTVKDLLAEKRSKQTSNSRFNSSVSSSPSPFVQMPGSPATSSYYGVRRSFLSDSDFHHTKQFANEVCTPTAAKPFPCESSAGQSHPALLDSYFPETYGDHHPPALTPNTAPLFGASSLPPLLPPPFPSDPAHFVLRDSWEQTVPDSLSQLDPVPTDALQTLPPSTTCHSQLESGSTSQHRSLSWGAPLAGAQSYSLHALEDLYHTPGYPTPPPYPFTPFPAMSNDLAPKGVPLSPDEGADASALQDPSPWTKEDGSMVWGSYECRRAY; encoded by the exons GAGACTACAGCAAAAGAGTGTATCAAGGCGTGAGAGTGAAACACACCGTCAAAGATCTACTGGCAGAAAAACGATCCAAGCAGACAAGTAACTCAAGATTTAAT AGCAGTGTCAGCTCCTCTCCATCTCCATTTGTCCAGATGCCAG GTTCACCGGCCACGTCAAGTTACTATGGTGTCAGAAGATCGTTCCTCTCTGACTCCGACTTCCACCACACCAAACAATTTGCAAACGAGGTCTGCACCCCCACCGCGGCGAAGCCCTTTCCCTGCGAGTCCTCCGCAGGACAGAGCCACCCTGCTCTACTCGATTCCTACTTCCCAGAGACCTATGGGGACCACCACCCGCCAGCCCTGACCCCCAACACAGCCCCTCTGTTCGGAGCCTCATCCCTGCCGCCGCTCCTGCCGCCGCCCTTCCCCAGCGACCCCGCACACTTTGTGCTG AGAGACTCATGGGAGCAGACAGTGCCAGACAGTCTCAGCCAGCTGGACCCTGTGCCCACCGATGCCCTGCAGACCTTGCCACCTAGCACGACTTGCCACTCGCAGCTGGAGTCAGGGAGCACCAGCCAGCACAGGAGCTTGAGCTGGGGAGCGCCCCTGGCTGGGGCTCAGTCCTACTCGCTGCATGCACTGGAGGATCTCTACCACACACCAGggtaccccacccctcccccataccCCTTCACCCCTTTCCCTGCAATGTCCAACGACCTAGCACCCAAGGGGGTGCCCCTCTCCCCAGATGAGGGGGCAGATGCCTCTGCCCTTCAGGACCCTTCTCCATGGACCAAAGAAGATGGGAGCATGGTCTGGGGGTCCTACGAATGCCGCAGAGCTTACTGA